A region of the Apus apus isolate bApuApu2 chromosome 5, bApuApu2.pri.cur, whole genome shotgun sequence genome:
CCAGCAGGCCAGTCATGGCTGAAGCACTCAGTGCAAGAAAAGGCAGGGCAGTGTCTGGAGGTTGCTGGAAAGGGGGGCAGAGAGGGGGATGTTATGAAGTGAATCCCACCTCATTGCTCTGAGAAATCCTTGACAAGAGTTTTCAGCTGTCATCTGTTCCTTTACAGATGCTCTTCTACATAAATGGGGTCTATTACATCTTCTACTTCTTGGCCACTCTGGCAATGATTGTTTATAAAAGTAAGTCACAGGTATCTGAcacaggagcagctctctgcttgTGCCCTGCTGTGTTTCTCGATGCCCCTGCTGAATTTTCCTGGCTTATTTACACTGTGTTATTCCACAGGTCAAGTTTTCAGTTATCCAGATGATTTCTTGGCTCCTGATCTTGTCCTGCTTTTCCTGATGGCCATTCTTGAGGTGCTCCAGCTATACTTGGGTATGTCATGTGATCACTGTGCCTTTTCAGTGGGATATAATCAATAATTCTGAAATCAAGTGCATGTCAAAACCTGCCAGTTTAGCAGACTAGCAGGTATTTGGAGACTGTTGTTCCTTTATGTCCTTAAATTGTATGTGGCTGATCAATAGATTTGGCCACAGAATTTGCTTCcatatgaaaaataatctattaaaaaaaccccagtaactGGGCTCCCAGAAAGCAATGGAACTGGGACAGCTGGAATGCTGCACACAAGTGAGTGTgactggggagaaggaagatgtTGGAACACAGAGATTTCCATTCACTGAGGTGATACAGCTCCTTCCAGCTGTTCCAGCAACACACACCTGTAAACAACTGGCCACTTCCAACAACTTCATTTCACTAAGAACAGCATCAGGGGCCTCCTGACCCCTGTCTAGAGCTTGCTGAAACTTCCTGgagtccttttttaaaaaacaagttccTGTGAAAATCTGTGCTCGATATTCCCAAGACATTTAAGCAACATGGGTCTCTGTTGAATTGAGCTGCCTTGCTGCAGGGGGGAACTGagcctgctgccctccagctctctgcctgTGTTTGCTTGGAGCCTGCTGGATGAATCAGGAAGTGAGCTTCAAGTCTGATGTAGTTAAAGAGCAAAATAAGACTAGACTGGAAAGAAGATACGAGGAGGAGATAAGTGCAGCTTCTCCACAGGGATAGTAATTTGAAATAGGAATAGATCAGCAGGGGATAAAGAAGGTTCTATATTGTGTAAGATCTAAAATCAGGATTGGGTGCTCCTGGATGTGCACTGCAGTCACCAGGTGGTCATGCTCAGTGAGGGCTGTGGGGAGGTTTGGTGGTTGACTGAGAAGCTGGGTGATCAACATGGTGGCAGCTTCAGAGCTGACTGTAGTAAGAAGAGGCAGGTGGGGTGGCTGGGCATCAAGGATTGCTCTTTAGATTAACTTCAGTCAGCAAGAAGTAGCTTGTCCATTGGCATTGGGATTTGTTCTTCCATCTCCTGGCAGAGCCTTGATTCAGGCCAGTGTCCCAGTGCATTCTGGGCTGTAAGAACTGGAGCCTTTTTGAACAGGAGCACTGGAGGCTTATGGCTTGTGACACTGTCCGAAGCAATCCAAGGCTCCTGgcagctttctgtttccttcgAGGTTCAAAGGGCAACCTGACAGAAGAGGAGGCACCCCTGGGGCTCAGTGTGGCCATCACGGTGGGAAGTGTGCTGCTGTCTGTGTACTTCCTGGTGTGGCAAACCTACGTGCTGCGGGCAGACGTCATCATCAACGCTCTTCTGCTCTTCGCTCACGCGCTGGAGGCAGCACTGAAGGTCGTCGCCATTGCTGCCTTCATCAGCTAAACCCTGGCAGCTTCCAGCCCCTTTTCCACACATTTCTTCTATACAAGAGTGGCTTTATATTTcaaacatttccttcttttgcGTATAAAAACCTAGTACTgctttcccctgctccaaatgCAGGTCATGAGGAGCAGAGATCTCCCTGAATGGCAGGGGAAAGATCCCGTCTAGCAGCGGAGTCACCGTCTCGTCAGTCAGCTTCTTCATGGGCCAGAGGTGTTCAGCAAAACCTCTGTAATGCTCTGGTATCATCAGGGGTCAACAGGAAAGGCTCGTTCCCACACAAGAGAAGGCAATGCCTCGtggagctccctgctgctgagctgacagcagctttcacagcagagcagaacatTCAGCCCCAGGGACACAGAAAGGAACCAGGGCAATGTCCTACGGACTTGTTTCTGCCTCCCCACACACCCCTTCGTGTTGGAGGGCacagtttctcttctgctctcaTTAGTCCTTTCAGACCTCAGTGGTAATTTCCCTGACTTTAGTAGGGCAGAACCTGATTTATCCCAGTGGGAAAGAGTGGAATTGAGTTTTGTGCCAACCCAGAGAGCTGAGGCACAGGATCtgggcagccagctctgcctgacACAGAGGCCAAAGGCAGTAGTGAGAGAGCAGTTGTTGAAAAAGGATGGCCTTAAGATAAGCATCAACATACACCATTCACTCACCCTTCTGTCCTATTTCCAGCAAAGTGCTGTCAGGTGTATTTCTATTTGGTGTTAGATGTGTTTATTTCTATGATTTCACAAAAACTACATTCAGGCCTTGTCTTTCAAATGAGGAACTGTGTGCAATGTCAGGGGTTTTTTACTGTGTCAAAAATACTTACTAATGTAAAGCTTAGGCAGTTTGTGGGGCTTTTGTACAGGCAGGCTTTATAAGCAGAATTtcctatttttgtatttatttattcaaataaataatgttttagaTCTAAGAAGTGTTTGAAGTGCAGAGCATCTTGCTGAAATCcaaggctgcagctcagctacACAAAGGCAGAGTCGGGCGagcctggctgtgtgcagcaagACTGCTGATGCTGCTGCCCTACACAGGCCATTCTCCTGCACTGGGAAAGGGTGCCCAAGCCCTGTGCTGATTTGCACTCAGCAGGGGCTGAAAATGCAGTGGTGCAGGTTCTGCTTGACC
Encoded here:
- the TMEM80 gene encoding transmembrane protein 80 isoform X2 encodes the protein MAAGRRGRTPSVLSSVPLQMLFYINGVYYIFYFLATLAMIVYKSQVFSYPDDFLAPDLVLLFLMAILEVLQLYLGSKGNLTEEEAPLGLSVAITVGSVLLSVYFLVWQTYVLRADVIINALLLFAHALEAALKVVAIAAFIS
- the TMEM80 gene encoding transmembrane protein 80 isoform X3; translated protein: MLFYINGVYYIFYFLATLAMIVYKSQVFSYPDDFLAPDLVLLFLMAILEVLQLYLGSKGNLTEEEAPLGLSVAITVGSVLLSVYFLVWQTYVLRADVIINALLLFAHALEAALKVVAIAAFIS
- the TMEM80 gene encoding transmembrane protein 80 isoform X1, which codes for MFLLHFQEMFRLIFFFFSPPQWKGRTPSVLSSVPLQMLFYINGVYYIFYFLATLAMIVYKSQVFSYPDDFLAPDLVLLFLMAILEVLQLYLGSKGNLTEEEAPLGLSVAITVGSVLLSVYFLVWQTYVLRADVIINALLLFAHALEAALKVVAIAAFIS